One window of the Cryptomeria japonica chromosome 7, Sugi_1.0, whole genome shotgun sequence genome contains the following:
- the LOC131074583 gene encoding uncharacterized protein LOC131074583 — MSGICASVFQSSGVIAEEVKEWIESEECLQSCGLQRMNVGMSTDDLFENSDFTSKLCSNKCQNRCPNIVNLYQNLAAGEQIYLPHLCEAHNTRRRRMMIGTASAPTVGGLKSFSLAAAVAPAPE, encoded by the exons ATGAGTGGTATATGTGCAAGTGTATTTCAGTCATCGGGAGTAATTGCAGAGGAGGTGAAGGAATGGATTGAGAGTGAGGAGTGCCTGCAAAGCTGTGGTCTGCAGAGAATGAATGTGGGAATGTCGACTGATGATCTTTTCGAAAATTCTGATTTCACCTCTAAACTGTGCTCAAACAAGTGCCAAAACAGGTGCCCCAACATTGtcaatctctatcaaaatctcgCAGCAGGAGAAC AAATATATTTACCTCACCTATGCGAGGCTCACAATACACGAAGAAGGCGAATGATGATCGGAACTGCATCTGCGCCGACTGTTGGAGGactgaagagtttttcccttgctGCAGCAGTTGCACCTGCCCCTGAATAG
- the LOC131074573 gene encoding uncharacterized protein LOC131074573, with product MPINMCSFCSLLTITIPLFLVLLEAKEVCRLEEQMASVKAVAVPIVLALLGMLSVPVMGKESVECEKLPAEMCAFSVSSSGARCVLEKKYSFVPSTHESLVEYQCQSSGILAGKMMEWIESEECLQSCGLQRMSVGMSTEGLSQYSHFTSKLCSDKCQNRCPNIVNLYLNLAAGEGIYLPHLCKAHKTRSRRMMFETASAPTLKTLDLAEAFAPAPY from the exons ATGCCTATAAATATGTGTAGCTTTTGTTCATTGCTCACAATAACCATCCCACTTTTCCTTGTGCTTCTTGAGGCTAAGGAAGTTTGCAGATTGGAGGAACAAATGGCTTCTGTAAAGGCAGTTGCAGTTCCCATTGTTTTGGCACTTTTAGGCATGCTAAGTGTTCCTGTGATGG GTAAAgaaagtgtggaatgtgaaaagctGCCGGCAGAAATGTGTGCTTTCTCTGTCTCATCGTCCGGAGCTCGCTGTGTGCTCGAGAAGAAATACTCTTTCGTCCCCTCCACACACGAATCATTAGTAGAATACCAGTGCCAG TCATCAGGCATATTGGCGGGCAAGATGATGGAATGGATTGAGAGTGAGGAGTGCCTGCAAAGCTGTGGTTTGCAGAGAATGAGCGTGGGCATGTCCACTGAGGGTCTTTCTCAATATTCTCACTTCACCTCTAAACTGTGCTCAGACAAGTGCCAAAACCGTTGCCCCAACATTGTCAATCTCTACCTCAATCTCGCTGCAGGAGAAG GAATATATTTACCTCACCTGTGTAAGGCTCACAAAACACGAAGCAGGAGAATGATGTTCGAGACTGCATCTGCGCCAACTCTGAAGACTTTAGATCTTGCTGAAGCATTTGCACCTGCCCCTTACTAG
- the LOC131074574 gene encoding uncharacterized protein LOC131074574 has product MASIGEVAVAITLLVLTVQGFLVLGRLECEKLPIEFCAFSVSSSGARCVLEKEYSLFDRSIYNCKSSAIMAEKRREWIESEKCLRICGLQRMSVGMSIDDINEYSEFSSKLCSDKCQSSCPNVADLYPTLTSNGGLYLPHLCEVHDKRSRRLVLQNESGSGSDVDNEHEDMLVAAPTPSPMMINALTPSPTMNVPMFGPTPAIIDALTPAPTMGVD; this is encoded by the exons ATGGCTTCTATAGGAGAAGTTGCAGTGGCCATTACGTTGTTAGTCTTGACCGTACAAGGTTTTCTTGTATTGG GACGTCTGGAATGTGAGAAGCTGCCGATAGAGTTCTGCGCTTTCTCTGTGTCATCGTCAGGTGCTCGTTGTGTTCTGGAAAAGGAGTACTCCTTGTTCGACCGATCAATATACAACTGCAAG TCATCGGCCATCATGGCGGAGAAGAGGAGGGAATGGATTGAGAGTGAGAAGTGTCTGCGAATTTGTGGTTTACAGAGAATGAGTGTGGGTATGTCCATTGACGATATTAACGAATATTCTGAGTTTTCTTCTAAATTGTGCTCAGACAAGTGCCAAAGCAGCTGCCCCAACGTTGCAGATCTTTACCCCACTCTAACTTCAAATGGAG GATTATATTTACCACATTTGTGTGAAGTTCATGACAAAAGAAGTCGAAGATTGGTATTACAAAATGAGAGTGGAAGTGGGAGTGATGTGGATAATGAGCATGAGGATATGTTAGTTGCTGCACCTACACCTTCACCTATGATGATAAATGCACTTACCCCTTCTCCCACCATGAATGTGCCTATGTTTGGACCTACACCTGCAATAATAGATGCACTTACCCCTGCTCCAACTATGGGAGTAGACTAA